In Maylandia zebra isolate NMK-2024a linkage group LG12, Mzebra_GT3a, whole genome shotgun sequence, a single genomic region encodes these proteins:
- the LOC101475311 gene encoding hyaluronan and proteoglycan link protein 1, producing MMRLLCITIVCLILAGSAYSEETILTVKVSAELGGNITLPCRILSSDTVSFGNNGHRIKWTKVEDDEALNEDVLVKMGPHIRAYESFEGRVFLQNLDSEDASLIMTEVSMDDKGKYHCDIDNGIEDSLQEVILEVHAGLMTGVVFPYYPPLGRYNLNFNNAVQACEDQEAVIASHEQLLAAWKGGLDWCNAGWLSDGTVQYPITKPRHPCGGSNNEPGLRTYGRQEKIRQFDVFCYTTALKGHFYWLVQPERLTFDEAVEACRDDGAEIAKVGHMFAAWKLEGYDRCDAGWLADGSVRYPISRPRKNCSPTEEAVRFVGFPDKTVKSYGVYCYKPDQ from the exons ATGATGAGGCTGCTGTGCATCACTATAGTCTGCTTGATCCTGGCTGGCAGTGCGTACAGTGAAGAGACGATCTTAACAG TCAAGGTTTCTGCTGAACTAGGTGGCAACATCACCCTGCCTTGCAGGATCTTGTCCTCAGACACGGTGTCCTTTGGCAACAACGGACACCGGATAAAATGGACAAAGGTGGAAGATGATGAAGCTCTGAACGAGGATGTGCTGGTTAAAATGGGACCACACATAAGGGCCTATGAGAGCTTTGAGGGCCGTGTCTTCTTGCAGAACCTCGACAGTGAAGATGCCTCTTTAATAATGACTGAAGTCTCCATGGACGACAAGGGAAAATATCACTGTGACATCGACAACGGGATTGAAGATTCACTGCAAGAGGTTATCTTGGAGGTGCATGCTGGTCTGATGACTG GTGTCGTGTTCCCATACTACCCTCCTTTGGGCCGATACAACCTGAACTTCAACAATGCCGTGCAAGCCTGTGAGGACCAGGAAGCTGTGATTGCCTCACATGAACAGCTGCTTGCTGCGTGGAAAGGCGGTTTGGATTGGTGCAACGCTGGATGGTTAAGTGACGGCACAGTGCAGTATCCTATCACCAAACCCAGACATCCTTGTGGTGGCTCCAACAATGAGCCTGGCCTCAGAACCTATGGACGCCAAGAGAAGATTAGGCAATTTGATGTGTTCTGCTATACTACTGCACTCAAAG GTCATTTCTATTGGCTGGTCCAGCCTGAAAGGCTGACCTTCGATGAGGCTGTGGAGGCATGCAGAGATGACGGTGCAGAGATTGCCAAGGTGGGCCACATGTTTGCTGCCTGGAAGCTTGAAGGCTATGATCGCTGTGATGCCGGCTGGCTGGCTGATGGAAGTGTCCGGTACCCCATCTCCAGGCCGCGGAAGAACTGCAGCCCCACAGAAGAAGCAGTGCGCTTTGTTGGGTTTCCCGACAAGACAGTGAAGTCTTATGGCGTGTATTGCTACAAGCCTGATCAGTGA